The following proteins come from a genomic window of Sphaerisporangium rubeum:
- a CDS encoding HelD family protein encodes MRTRTQLDGVLAQGGGGTHQNRSERDTFAVMYAERLSRLWAVENGLCFGRLDLDDADADVDKTLYIGRIGMSDDEQVRLLIDWRAPVAQPFYRATPASPMGVTRRRHLRTRDRRVTGVDDDLFDLDRLTDDDRATLNGEAALLAALGEKRTGRMRDIVATIQAEQDRIIRSDLGGVLVVQGGPGTGKTVVALHRAAYLLYTHRDVLARRGILILGPNPTFMRYIEQVLPSLGETDVLLSTVAGLYPGLTATARESAEAAVLKGSPRMADVIAKAVRDRQRMPPGPIDIDLGNYTLRLDRRTLEAAASRASRGRRPHNQARAVFVRHILAVLARQAAKQLGRGLLEEDELADLREDLRTEPAVKAALNRLWPYVTPQRLLIGLFSSTERMTYAGLRPAEQDILFREPPRGGASLWTEADVPLLDEAAELLGDIDPAVLRAAALQAEEDLAAARQAEEAERQSEIAYAREVLELTGMSGMVDAERLAARHRGDGEHLTTAERAAADRTWAYGHVIVDEAQELSAMAWRMLMRRSPNRSMTVVGDIAQTGTAAGATSWAGMLDPHAAGRWRVETLTVNYRTPAELMAVAADVLTLVGPELKAPDPVRETGVRPWARRVGGPEELAEVVAGQIVPGGRLAVIVPASHAGPIGAAVTAAVPDAVAGPGAAALEAPVAVLTVTEAKGLEFDSVIVAEPAAILTGSPRGAGDLYVALTRATGALGVVHTGDLPAVLSRCAGLPEDPRDG; translated from the coding sequence GTGCGCACCAGGACGCAGCTCGACGGTGTGCTGGCGCAAGGCGGCGGCGGCACCCACCAGAACCGCTCCGAGCGTGACACGTTCGCGGTGATGTACGCCGAGCGGCTGTCGCGGCTGTGGGCCGTGGAGAACGGGCTGTGCTTCGGGCGGCTGGACCTCGACGACGCCGACGCCGATGTCGACAAGACGTTGTACATCGGCCGCATCGGCATGTCGGACGACGAGCAGGTCCGCCTGCTCATCGACTGGCGGGCCCCGGTCGCGCAGCCGTTCTACCGTGCCACCCCGGCGAGCCCCATGGGGGTGACCCGCCGCCGCCACCTGCGCACCCGCGACCGCCGCGTCACCGGTGTGGACGACGACCTGTTCGACCTCGACCGGCTCACCGACGACGACCGCGCCACCCTCAACGGCGAGGCCGCGCTGCTCGCGGCGCTCGGCGAGAAGCGCACCGGCCGCATGCGCGACATCGTCGCCACCATCCAGGCCGAGCAGGACCGCATCATCCGCAGCGACCTCGGCGGCGTCCTGGTCGTGCAGGGCGGCCCGGGGACCGGCAAGACCGTGGTGGCGCTGCACCGCGCCGCGTACCTGCTGTACACCCACCGCGACGTCCTGGCCCGCCGCGGCATCCTCATCCTCGGCCCCAACCCCACGTTCATGCGCTACATCGAGCAGGTTCTGCCGTCGCTCGGCGAGACCGACGTGCTGCTGTCCACGGTCGCCGGCCTGTACCCCGGCCTCACCGCGACCGCGCGCGAGAGCGCCGAGGCCGCGGTGCTGAAGGGCTCGCCACGCATGGCCGACGTGATCGCCAAGGCGGTGCGCGACCGCCAGCGCATGCCGCCGGGACCCATCGACATCGACCTCGGCAACTACACCCTGCGCCTGGACCGCCGCACCCTGGAGGCCGCCGCGTCCCGCGCCTCCCGGGGCCGCCGGCCCCACAACCAGGCCCGCGCCGTGTTCGTCCGCCACATCCTCGCCGTCCTCGCCAGACAGGCCGCCAAACAGCTCGGCCGCGGCCTGCTGGAGGAGGACGAACTGGCCGACCTGCGGGAGGACCTGCGCACCGAACCCGCCGTCAAGGCCGCGCTGAACCGCCTGTGGCCCTACGTCACCCCGCAGCGCCTGCTGATCGGCCTGTTCTCCTCCACCGAGCGCATGACGTACGCCGGGCTGCGGCCCGCCGAACAGGACATCCTGTTCCGTGAGCCGCCGCGCGGCGGAGCGTCCCTGTGGACCGAGGCCGACGTGCCGCTGCTGGACGAGGCCGCCGAGCTGCTCGGCGACATCGACCCCGCCGTGCTGCGCGCCGCCGCGCTGCAGGCCGAGGAGGACCTCGCCGCCGCACGCCAGGCCGAGGAGGCCGAACGGCAGTCCGAGATCGCCTACGCGCGCGAGGTGCTGGAGCTGACCGGCATGTCCGGCATGGTGGACGCCGAGCGGCTGGCCGCGCGCCACCGCGGCGACGGCGAGCACCTGACCACCGCCGAGCGGGCCGCCGCCGACCGCACCTGGGCCTACGGCCACGTCATCGTGGACGAGGCGCAGGAGCTGTCGGCGATGGCGTGGCGCATGCTGATGCGCCGCAGCCCCAACCGGTCGATGACCGTGGTCGGGGACATCGCGCAGACCGGCACCGCCGCCGGCGCCACGTCCTGGGCCGGCATGCTCGACCCGCACGCCGCCGGCCGCTGGCGGGTGGAGACCCTCACCGTCAACTACCGCACCCCCGCCGAGCTGATGGCCGTCGCCGCCGACGTGCTCACCCTGGTGGGGCCGGAGCTGAAGGCCCCCGACCCGGTGCGCGAGACCGGCGTACGGCCCTGGGCCCGGCGTGTCGGCGGGCCCGAGGAGCTGGCCGAGGTGGTGGCGGGGCAGATCGTCCCCGGCGGCCGGCTCGCCGTCATCGTGCCGGCCTCCCACGCCGGGCCGATCGGCGCGGCGGTCACCGCGGCGGTGCCGGACGCGGTGGCGGGGCCCGGCGCCGCGGCGCTGGAGGCCCCCGTCGCGGTGCTCACCGTCACCGAGGCCAAAGGCCTGGAGTTCGACTCGGTGATCGTGGCCGAACCCGCCGCCATCCTCACCGGATCACCCCGCGGCGCCGGCGACCTTTACGTTGCGCTGACCCGGGCCACCGGGGCCCTCGGCGTGGTCCACACCGGCGACCTCCCGGCCGTACTGTCACGCTGCGCAGGGCTTCCCGAAGACCCGCGGGACGGCTGA
- the lnt gene encoding apolipoprotein N-acyltransferase: MSRAWTRPAAAVAGGLLLYVSFPPIGSWFLAPAGVALLTLAARGAAVRRAVWLGYLGGAAFLLPGLAWVRPIGYDAWLILVAVECLFLAAASGATALVTRLRWWPLWVAALWVAQEWARGRFPVGGFPWMRLAFAQGESPFTPYAALGGAPLVTFAVALCGALLAFAALRLTRSGAAAPTGRSRTAAPDSATTAAPGDPGGLRTAALLLAGVLAVPLLGYAVPRPAAEGGRVIRVGVVQGDVPGEGMGFLGDKPAVVLGNHARVTHEMAADVRAGRMPRPDIVIWPENSTDIDPYRSAQARQTIDAAASDIGVPILVGAIAVDPDGEHRRTRAIVWDPRTGPGAYYDKQQLVPFGEYVPYKALLEQFFSRVNLVGLQSLPGDRPGALRMGPVTIGAVSCYEVAFDGVVRGTVQAGGTPLAVQTNNATYARSNLPPQQLAMSQLRAVEHDRAVVIAATTGISAFVDHTGKIRWRGAEKVTAKAVLDVQVRTGQTLATRLGPLPEWFLLLAAAGAVGVAAARRRAPRRKDTSGGEDA, from the coding sequence TTGAGCCGTGCCTGGACGCGTCCGGCGGCGGCCGTGGCGGGGGGCCTGCTTCTGTATGTTTCATTCCCGCCGATCGGTTCGTGGTTCCTCGCGCCGGCCGGTGTGGCGCTGCTCACCCTCGCGGCGCGCGGCGCGGCCGTCCGGCGGGCCGTGTGGCTCGGGTACCTCGGCGGCGCGGCGTTCCTGCTGCCGGGCCTGGCGTGGGTGCGGCCCATCGGGTACGACGCCTGGCTGATCCTGGTGGCCGTCGAATGCCTGTTCCTCGCCGCCGCCTCCGGCGCCACGGCCCTGGTGACACGGCTGCGGTGGTGGCCGCTGTGGGTGGCCGCGCTGTGGGTGGCGCAGGAGTGGGCCCGCGGCCGGTTCCCCGTCGGCGGCTTCCCCTGGATGCGCCTGGCGTTCGCGCAGGGCGAGTCCCCGTTCACGCCGTACGCGGCACTCGGTGGCGCACCCCTGGTCACCTTCGCCGTGGCCCTGTGCGGCGCTCTGCTCGCCTTCGCGGCGCTCCGCCTGACCCGGTCAGGCGCCGCCGCACCGACCGGCCGGTCCCGTACCGCCGCGCCTGACAGCGCCACCACCGCCGCGCCGGGGGACCCCGGCGGCCTCCGTACGGCGGCGCTGCTGCTGGCGGGGGTCCTGGCCGTGCCGCTGCTCGGGTACGCCGTGCCGCGGCCCGCCGCCGAGGGGGGCCGGGTGATCCGGGTCGGCGTGGTGCAGGGGGACGTGCCGGGGGAGGGCATGGGGTTCCTCGGCGACAAGCCGGCCGTGGTGCTCGGCAACCACGCGCGCGTCACCCACGAGATGGCCGCCGACGTGCGGGCCGGCCGCATGCCGCGGCCCGACATCGTGATCTGGCCGGAGAACTCCACCGACATCGACCCCTACCGCAGCGCGCAGGCCCGCCAGACCATCGACGCCGCCGCGAGCGACATCGGCGTGCCGATCCTGGTCGGCGCCATCGCCGTGGACCCCGACGGCGAGCACCGCCGCACCCGCGCCATCGTGTGGGACCCCAGGACCGGCCCCGGCGCGTACTACGACAAGCAACAACTCGTGCCGTTCGGGGAGTACGTCCCGTACAAGGCGCTCCTGGAGCAGTTCTTCTCCCGGGTGAACCTCGTCGGGCTGCAGTCGCTGCCAGGCGACCGGCCAGGCGCGCTGCGCATGGGCCCGGTCACCATCGGCGCCGTGTCCTGCTACGAGGTCGCGTTCGACGGCGTCGTGCGCGGCACCGTCCAGGCCGGCGGCACGCCGCTCGCGGTGCAGACCAACAACGCCACCTACGCACGCAGCAACCTGCCGCCGCAGCAGCTCGCCATGTCGCAGCTGCGCGCGGTGGAGCACGACCGGGCGGTGGTCATCGCGGCCACCACCGGCATCTCGGCCTTCGTCGACCACACCGGGAAGATCCGCTGGCGCGGCGCCGAGAAGGTCACCGCCAAGGCGGTGCTCGACGTGCAGGTCCGCACCGGCCAGACCCTGGCGACCCGCCTCGGTCCGCTGCCGGAGTGGTTCCTGCTGCTGGCCGCCGCCGGCGCCGTAGGCGTCGCCGCGGCCCGGCGCCGGGCTCCGCGCAGAAAGGACACCAGCGGAGGAGAGGACGCCTGA
- a CDS encoding polyprenol monophosphomannose synthase produces MDRTLGRVLVIVPTYNERENLPVIAARLRAAVPEAHLLVADDNSPDGTGAVADELAAADDHVHVLHRPAKQGLGAAYLAGFAWGLAEGFDVLVEMDADGSHSPEQLPALLDALAAGADLVIGSRWVRGGKVVNWPASREFLSRGANTYARIVLGVPVRDTTAGFRAYRASTLEKIGLSDIQSEGYCFQVDLTLRTIRNGLRVTEVPITFTDRTVGASKMSRAIVAEALWRVTLWGIAGLPHRLRRTR; encoded by the coding sequence ATGGACCGGACCCTCGGACGGGTGCTCGTCATCGTGCCCACCTACAACGAACGGGAGAACCTCCCGGTCATCGCGGCCCGCCTGCGCGCCGCCGTCCCGGAGGCCCACCTGCTGGTCGCCGACGACAACAGCCCCGACGGCACCGGCGCCGTCGCCGACGAGCTGGCCGCCGCCGACGACCACGTGCACGTGCTGCACCGCCCCGCCAAGCAGGGTCTCGGCGCCGCCTACCTCGCCGGCTTCGCCTGGGGCCTCGCCGAAGGCTTCGACGTCCTGGTCGAGATGGACGCCGACGGCTCCCACAGCCCCGAGCAGCTCCCCGCGCTGCTGGACGCGCTCGCCGCCGGCGCGGACCTGGTGATCGGCTCACGCTGGGTGCGCGGCGGCAAGGTGGTCAACTGGCCGGCGAGCCGCGAGTTCCTGTCGCGCGGCGCCAACACCTACGCGCGCATCGTGCTCGGCGTGCCGGTCCGCGACACCACGGCCGGCTTCCGCGCCTACCGCGCCTCCACCCTGGAGAAGATCGGCCTGAGCGACATCCAGTCCGAGGGCTACTGCTTCCAGGTCGACCTCACCCTGCGCACCATCCGCAACGGCCTGCGCGTCACCGAGGTCCCCATCACCTTCACCGACCGCACCGTCGGCGCCAGCAAGATGAGCCGCGCCATCGTCGCCGAGGCCCTGTGGCGCGTCACGTTATGGGGCATCGCCGGCCTGCCGCACCGCCTGCGCCGCACCCGCTGA
- a CDS encoding FxsA family protein — MLRVVLFLAFLIVPVLEIWTLIQIGQVIGGWQTVGLLILDSLLGAWLVRREGRRAWRALRQAVESGRMPDRELADGALIVAGGTLLLTPGFLSDILGFICVLPFTRPLARRVLAWFFNRRVRLLTAGTPYAVMFPGRRDASRHPGGTRVVPGHVVDDSAPQDARPVARRPVNP; from the coding sequence ATGTTGCGCGTAGTGCTTTTCCTGGCGTTCCTGATCGTGCCGGTGCTGGAGATCTGGACGCTGATCCAGATCGGGCAGGTCATCGGCGGGTGGCAGACGGTCGGCCTGCTGATCCTGGACAGCCTGCTCGGTGCCTGGCTGGTCCGCCGGGAGGGCCGGCGTGCCTGGCGCGCGCTGCGGCAGGCCGTGGAGTCCGGCCGCATGCCTGACCGTGAGCTCGCCGACGGCGCGTTGATCGTCGCCGGCGGCACCCTGCTGCTCACCCCCGGCTTCCTGAGCGACATCCTCGGGTTCATCTGCGTGCTGCCTTTCACCCGGCCGCTCGCGCGCCGCGTACTGGCGTGGTTCTTCAACCGCCGGGTCCGCCTGCTGACCGCAGGCACGCCGTACGCCGTGATGTTCCCCGGCCGCCGGGACGCCTCCCGGCACCCCGGCGGCACGCGCGTCGTCCCCGGCCACGTCGTCGACGACTCCGCTCCGCAGGACGCGAGGCCCGTCGCGCGCCGTCCCGTCAACCCTTAA
- a CDS encoding Clp protease N-terminal domain-containing protein, with protein MAAIDEYIDAIIERGGRDARDDGSAAIEAHHLLLAVAAGGDTTSRAVLTSAGLDHRSVRDALDREFEHSLDAAGVSTAAFHLPPPTLTGPPPSRLGASARLALERGFACVSRKKDLRPAHLLIGILRAETGTVPRALALAGIDRDDLIGRLHREVLTQAT; from the coding sequence GTGGCCGCCATCGACGAGTACATCGACGCGATCATCGAGCGCGGGGGACGTGACGCGCGCGACGACGGCTCGGCGGCCATCGAGGCGCACCACCTGCTGCTGGCCGTCGCCGCCGGGGGCGACACGACCAGCCGCGCCGTCCTGACGTCCGCAGGACTGGACCACCGGTCGGTCAGGGACGCGCTGGACCGCGAGTTCGAGCACAGCCTCGACGCCGCCGGCGTCTCGACGGCCGCCTTCCACCTGCCCCCGCCGACCCTCACCGGCCCTCCGCCGTCCCGGCTCGGCGCGTCCGCCAGACTGGCCCTGGAACGCGGCTTCGCCTGCGTGTCCCGCAAGAAGGACCTGCGTCCGGCACATCTGCTGATCGGCATCCTGCGCGCCGAGACCGGCACCGTGCCACGTGCCCTGGCCCTCGCCGGGATCGACAGGGACGACCTGATCGGCCGCCTCCACCGCGAAGTGCTCACCCAGGCCACCTGA
- a CDS encoding GntR family transcriptional regulator, producing the protein MIEFYLDGRSGVSPYLQLVQQVRHALRLGLLREGDQLPTVKEVVAQLAINANTVLKAYRELEHEGLVAARPGVGTFVTATLTGASLAAHGPLRLELRRWLAKARRAGLDDESIEALFMTTFRTTAQEDIA; encoded by the coding sequence GTGATCGAGTTCTATCTGGACGGCAGGTCGGGTGTGTCGCCGTACCTGCAGCTGGTTCAGCAGGTGCGGCACGCGCTGCGGCTCGGCCTGCTGCGCGAAGGAGACCAGCTGCCGACCGTCAAGGAGGTCGTGGCGCAGCTGGCGATCAACGCCAACACGGTCCTCAAGGCCTACCGGGAGCTTGAGCACGAGGGCCTGGTGGCCGCGCGTCCGGGGGTGGGGACGTTCGTGACGGCGACGCTCACCGGCGCCTCGCTGGCCGCGCACGGCCCGCTGCGGCTGGAGTTGCGGCGCTGGCTGGCCAAGGCCCGCCGGGCCGGCCTCGACGACGAGAGCATCGAGGCCCTTTTCATGACCACATTTCGGACGACCGCTCAGGAGGACATAGCGTGA
- a CDS encoding ATP-binding cassette domain-containing protein, which produces MTSVLRAQELGKKYGRRWALRECTVDIPAGRVVGLVGPNGAGKTTLLKLACGQLEPTSGGITVLGGRPASTPAQLARVGFVAQDTPVYAGLTVADHLRLGARLNPRWDPVLARERVTRVGLDPGHRAGKLSGGQRAQLALTLGLAKRPELLILDEPVASLDPLARREFLQGLMEATVEHELSVVLSSHLVSDLERICDHLIVLVDSRVQLAGEVDTLLATHHRLVGPRRDPDRLPADQHVVSASHTDRQSTLVVRTDSPIHDPAWTVTRLGLEDLVLAYMDHRTAVRRPVALEVQR; this is translated from the coding sequence GTGACTTCGGTCCTGCGGGCCCAGGAACTGGGCAAGAAGTACGGCAGGCGCTGGGCCTTACGTGAGTGCACCGTCGACATCCCGGCCGGTCGCGTGGTCGGGCTGGTGGGCCCCAACGGAGCCGGTAAGACCACGCTGCTGAAGCTGGCGTGCGGCCAGCTCGAACCCACCTCAGGCGGCATCACGGTGCTCGGCGGCCGGCCCGCGAGCACGCCGGCGCAACTGGCCAGGGTGGGGTTCGTCGCTCAGGACACCCCCGTCTACGCGGGGCTGACCGTCGCCGATCACCTGCGCCTCGGGGCACGGCTCAACCCCCGCTGGGATCCCGTCCTGGCGCGGGAACGCGTCACGAGAGTCGGGCTCGACCCCGGGCACCGGGCCGGCAAGCTGTCCGGCGGCCAGCGCGCGCAGCTCGCCCTCACCCTGGGCCTGGCCAAGCGGCCCGAACTGCTGATCCTGGACGAACCCGTGGCCTCGCTCGACCCGCTCGCGCGCCGCGAGTTCCTGCAGGGGCTGATGGAGGCCACCGTCGAGCACGAGCTCAGCGTGGTGCTCTCCTCCCACCTGGTCTCGGACCTGGAACGCATCTGCGACCACCTGATCGTGCTGGTGGACTCCCGCGTCCAGCTCGCCGGCGAGGTCGACACGCTGCTGGCCACCCATCACCGGCTCGTCGGCCCGCGCCGCGACCCCGACCGGCTCCCCGCCGACCAGCACGTGGTCTCCGCCAGTCACACCGACCGGCAGAGCACCTTGGTGGTCCGTACCGACTCCCCGATCCACGACCCCGCCTGGACGGTCACCCGGCTCGGCCTGGAGGACCTCGTCCTGGCCTACATGGACCACCGCACCGCCGTGCGCCGGCCGGTCGCCCTGGAGGTGCAGCGATGA
- a CDS encoding ABC transporter permease translates to MIWLTWRQFRGSAAMMAAVLMVLVVVLALTGPELASDYAAGIAGCTPSDTCLDFFDRFFDDHDIIFLALTVVVLIVPALAGLFWGAPLITREMESGTHLLVWNQSITRGRWLVVKLGLIGLAAMLAAAVCSLAVTWWSEPLDRSAVPEMAQMAPVVFGARGIAPMGYAAFAFVLGVTVGMLMRRTLPAMVLTLVVFAAIQVAVPLLVRPHLMPPVTGTFELGRENVDGLGGPQGGPMHIYLRTSAVPGHPGAWVLSSELIDPSGRTISSGDGGSGPSSTIATAVPISTTSGPCSPQQLPAGGCTAEFNRLGYRQLATYHPLDRFWPFQWIETGLYALLTLVLIWSSFWWLRRRLS, encoded by the coding sequence ATGATCTGGCTGACCTGGCGTCAGTTCCGCGGCTCGGCCGCGATGATGGCCGCCGTCCTCATGGTTCTCGTCGTCGTCCTGGCCCTGACCGGTCCCGAACTGGCCTCCGACTACGCCGCCGGGATCGCCGGCTGCACCCCGAGCGACACCTGCCTCGACTTCTTCGACCGGTTCTTCGACGACCACGACATCATCTTCCTGGCCCTCACCGTCGTCGTGCTGATCGTGCCGGCGCTGGCCGGGCTCTTCTGGGGAGCACCGCTGATCACCCGTGAGATGGAGTCCGGCACACACCTGCTGGTGTGGAACCAGAGCATCACCCGCGGCCGCTGGCTGGTGGTCAAGCTCGGGCTGATCGGCCTGGCGGCCATGCTCGCCGCCGCCGTGTGCAGCCTCGCGGTGACCTGGTGGTCCGAGCCCCTGGACAGGTCGGCCGTTCCGGAGATGGCGCAGATGGCTCCGGTGGTGTTCGGCGCGCGCGGTATCGCCCCGATGGGGTACGCGGCCTTCGCGTTCGTGCTCGGGGTGACCGTCGGCATGCTGATGCGCCGCACCCTGCCGGCCATGGTCCTCACCCTGGTGGTCTTCGCCGCGATCCAGGTCGCCGTGCCGCTGCTGGTCCGGCCCCACCTGATGCCCCCGGTCACCGGGACCTTCGAGCTCGGCCGGGAGAACGTGGACGGCCTCGGCGGGCCACAGGGCGGACCCATGCACATCTACCTGAGGACGTCGGCCGTTCCCGGCCACCCGGGGGCCTGGGTCCTGTCCAGTGAGCTGATCGATCCGTCCGGACGTACGATCTCCAGCGGAGACGGAGGCTCGGGACCGTCGTCGACGATCGCGACGGCCGTCCCGATCTCCACGACGTCGGGACCCTGCTCACCGCAGCAACTACCCGCAGGGGGGTGCACGGCCGAGTTCAACCGCCTCGGCTACCGGCAGCTGGCGACCTACCACCCCCTCGACCGCTTCTGGCCCTTCCAGTGGATCGAGACCGGGCTCTACGCTCTGCTGACCCTCGTCCTCATATGGTCGTCGTTCTGGTGGCTCCGCAGGCGCCTGTCATGA
- a CDS encoding S41 family peptidase, with amino-acid sequence MTAVRTVGATAAAGLALLLAAACTAPTPPRREAGTQAATVCVPPQGPPQAETATTIDVIEQAYFCILGNYYSGATLDARALLTTGFAALKQELNREGRDVPEATMPALTGDREADWTAFETTYRTITDQVPGLRDKLAAVTLEAVVAGLGDNHARWTHDVERSPDYYDGDGYGLGLQANVDGPQADTSPGAALPPLFVTTVDGGAAQAAGLRPGDVIESVNGSAPFLDGKATPAIGALYPDYPEARPVRLRLLRQSTGRRWSVTLKPGLFQRDPATLRVVWSKLLDDDIAYVRMHAFAPDSADRVLKAISRLRKGRTLSGVVLDLRGNGGGRPTEAIRLVSAFVHGKVTAYQCTVDGRCEPARTDDTVELVGLPLTVLTDRGCASACEHFSSAVKDLRLGRLIGTRTAGVISGPAQTYLLTDNTTLGLPTRHHLGPNREVIDRIGVPPDHHVPLTPKDAAAGRDTALAKAVTLLHK; translated from the coding sequence ATGACGGCCGTCAGGACCGTCGGGGCGACCGCGGCCGCCGGGCTCGCGCTCCTGCTGGCGGCGGCCTGCACCGCGCCGACGCCACCGCGCAGAGAAGCCGGCACCCAGGCCGCCACGGTGTGCGTGCCGCCCCAGGGACCGCCGCAGGCGGAGACGGCCACCACGATCGACGTCATCGAGCAGGCGTACTTCTGCATCCTCGGCAACTACTACAGCGGTGCCACGCTGGACGCACGCGCGCTGCTGACCACAGGATTCGCCGCACTGAAACAAGAGCTCAACCGCGAGGGCCGCGATGTCCCCGAGGCGACCATGCCCGCGCTGACCGGCGACCGCGAAGCCGACTGGACCGCCTTCGAGACCACCTACCGCACGATCACCGACCAGGTCCCCGGCCTCCGTGACAAGCTGGCCGCCGTCACCCTCGAAGCCGTCGTGGCCGGCCTCGGCGACAACCACGCACGCTGGACCCACGACGTCGAGCGTTCCCCCGACTACTACGACGGCGACGGCTACGGACTGGGCCTCCAGGCGAACGTCGACGGTCCCCAGGCGGACACCAGCCCTGGTGCGGCCCTGCCTCCGCTGTTCGTCACCACCGTGGACGGCGGCGCCGCGCAGGCCGCCGGGCTGCGACCAGGCGACGTCATCGAGTCCGTCAACGGATCGGCGCCTTTCCTCGACGGCAAGGCCACCCCCGCGATCGGCGCTCTGTATCCGGACTACCCGGAGGCACGGCCGGTGCGGCTGCGGCTGCTGCGGCAGAGCACCGGCCGCCGCTGGAGCGTGACACTCAAGCCCGGCCTGTTCCAGCGGGACCCGGCCACCCTGCGCGTGGTGTGGTCGAAGCTGCTGGACGACGACATCGCCTACGTACGGATGCACGCGTTCGCTCCCGACTCCGCGGACCGGGTCCTCAAGGCGATCTCCCGGCTGCGGAAGGGCCGGACGCTGTCCGGCGTCGTGCTGGACCTGCGCGGCAACGGCGGCGGCAGACCGACCGAGGCGATCCGGCTGGTGAGCGCGTTCGTCCACGGCAAGGTCACCGCCTACCAGTGCACCGTGGACGGCAGGTGCGAACCCGCGCGGACCGACGACACCGTCGAGCTGGTCGGCCTGCCGCTGACGGTGCTCACAGACCGCGGCTGCGCCTCGGCCTGCGAACACTTCAGCTCCGCGGTCAAGGACCTGCGCCTCGGCCGGCTGATCGGCACCAGGACCGCCGGCGTGATCTCGGGCCCGGCGCAGACGTACCTGCTGACCGACAACACCACGCTCGGCCTCCCCACCAGGCACCACCTGGGCCCGAACCGCGAGGTGATCGACCGGATCGGCGTGCCACCCGACCACCACGTGCCCCTGACCCCCAAGGACGCGGCCGCCGGACGCGACACCGCGCTGGCCAAGGCCGTGACCTTGCTGCACAAGTGA
- a CDS encoding alpha/beta hydrolase family protein: MRHLLAVAAGLAVLTASACSAPTPPRSDAGPPATPTGPAVLPAPTGDHPVGTTVRYLTDTSRPDPWDLDVSARELKVTLWYPAKRREGPPAPYMTPKESELLLKGSGIANVPYDTLSKTRTNAVKDAEPAGRRLPLVVLSPGFTKPMSTLTSLAEDLASRGYVVAGIDHTYESYATTLADGRVAECIACDSNTDPGFGAGLVQGRAADVSFVLDQLTAKGRHSDLIDRKRIAMAGQSIGGAGTVAAMIKDPRIRAGIDMDGTTYARIPKSGLSRPFMFLGSHEHVPGGRDTSWDRDWTLLTGWKRWLVLSNAEHQTFTDIPLVADAIGLEPLPGMMPAARGAELTRTYVAAFLDRHLKAQRQPLLDKPSTRHPEARFCPESCARS; this comes from the coding sequence ATGAGACACCTCCTGGCCGTCGCCGCGGGACTGGCCGTCCTCACCGCGTCCGCCTGCTCGGCCCCCACCCCACCCCGGTCCGACGCCGGCCCGCCGGCCACACCGACCGGCCCGGCCGTCCTGCCGGCCCCCACCGGCGACCACCCGGTCGGCACCACCGTCCGGTATCTGACCGACACCTCCCGGCCCGATCCCTGGGACCTCGACGTCAGCGCCAGGGAACTCAAGGTCACCCTGTGGTACCCGGCCAAGCGGCGCGAGGGGCCGCCGGCGCCGTACATGACACCCAAGGAATCGGAACTCCTGCTGAAAGGCTCGGGGATCGCGAACGTGCCGTACGACACGCTGAGCAAGACCCGGACCAACGCCGTCAAGGACGCCGAACCCGCGGGACGGAGGCTGCCGCTGGTGGTGCTGTCACCCGGCTTCACCAAACCGATGAGCACCCTCACGTCCCTGGCCGAGGACCTGGCCAGCCGGGGGTACGTCGTGGCCGGCATCGACCACACCTACGAAAGCTACGCCACCACCCTGGCCGACGGCCGGGTCGCCGAATGCATCGCCTGCGACAGCAACACCGACCCCGGCTTCGGCGCGGGGCTGGTCCAGGGCCGGGCCGCCGACGTCTCCTTCGTCCTCGACCAGCTGACCGCCAAGGGGCGGCATTCCGACCTGATCGACCGCAAACGGATCGCGATGGCCGGCCAGTCGATCGGAGGGGCCGGCACCGTGGCGGCCATGATCAAGGACCCGCGCATCCGCGCCGGGATCGACATGGACGGCACCACCTACGCGCGCATCCCCAAGAGCGGCCTCTCCCGGCCGTTCATGTTCCTCGGTTCGCACGAACATGTCCCGGGTGGCCGCGACACCTCGTGGGACCGCGACTGGACGCTGCTGACCGGGTGGAAACGCTGGCTCGTGCTGTCGAACGCCGAACACCAGACCTTCACCGACATCCCGCTGGTGGCGGACGCCATCGGCCTCGAACCTCTCCCCGGCATGATGCCCGCGGCCCGTGGCGCCGAACTCACCCGCACCTACGTGGCGGCCTTTCTCGACCGGCACCTGAAGGCACAGCGGCAGCCCCTGCTGGACAAGCCGTCGACGCGCCACCCCGAGGCCAGGTTCTGCCCCGAGTCCTGTGCTCGATCCTGA